Genomic DNA from Polyodon spathula isolate WHYD16114869_AA chromosome 8, ASM1765450v1, whole genome shotgun sequence:
aataaatgttgtcaTATTGACAATTAAACAtcaacaatatgtttttttaaatgccagtaCAAGCACTAATAGTTCGCATATGTTGCGCTGTTGGAGGCATGTGACAttaaaaatagaatataaaaGAACACTAATAAGGTACTGTAGTATGTACCTATATTTTCACTTATTTGCTTGGCACTATATGCATATCTTGTAAACAAGCTAATTATAGTTCATATAGCCATTTTCCAAtaagaaaaattaaatgaaatctcTGCTGAATTGCAAAAGTGATACAAAATAATGCTATCTGACCCGCCGgcgcaaatatatatatatatattatatatatatatatatatatatattctatatatatagtattaatatatatatatatatataatatgtttgcgCGCGACTgatggtattattttgtattacaaatacaaaactacaatTTTTTCATCgtatttgtttacaaaatgttattaaaaatacgtcGCCATTTAACAAACGAATGCTAACAAAAGCTGTTACGTCTCAAAGcggttttattaatttatacagAGCATGTTTAATTTGAAGTAAAGATTGTTCCAGTGTATTTGACGTAAAGCAGTTGgaactgaaatactgtaatgaGCTGGAGGTTTTTCTTTTTGCTGATTAGAGAGACGGACCCTGTTCACGTATTGATCTTTATTCCACAGGTTTCAAAAATGGAGTTTTCCGAAAGAAAAAGGAGCAGGAAATCGCAAAGCTTTAAACTGGTCAAGGAAGGTAAGGCTGGGTAATACAGGTAGCGGTTCATTTGAAAAACGTCCTTTTGACatattgtaaacaaaaaggtaaaacatttaaacagaacaatAACATAACAATACGCCTGCAAGCTCCATATCTTTAACTCGATTTATATAATGTTCGGGTGTTTAAACGAAAATAAACATAGGATAACTGGACTGACTGGCAActaaaataaagtactgtaccGTAAACACTGTGTACGTGTGCAATACAGTTTGAACCATTCATGCATTGGATACATTGGAtaactttgtttaaatattaacacaCAGTATTTGCTAGATTATTGTTATGTtcggtgtaaaaaaaaaacaaaacaaaaaaaaaaccctacagccgttcaaaaccttttttttttcttttagtatagTGTATTCTATATATTCTATGTATATTCATACATATGTGTTCTTATTTTGGTCATTATATATGAGTTCTGTTatggttgtttctttttttgtcaggCTGGTTATAACAAGTGCTGTGGACTAAAATAAtctttacattttgatttatttattttttggaaactgGTTTACAAATAGAAGTGCACATGGCTGCCTACAATTTACTTGCAGTCAGCTTTATTACATAGGGTATAGTTGAGTAGATCCCAGGTCTGTGTTTGCAAGACACGTTTTGTTTTCACCTAGAGGTGGAAGAGACTGGCAGCAagtcaagtatgaaatgtaacagTCTTGGTTCTGACCACACATACTTTCTTCACTGGACATTATGGGTGTTATTTATATGCAACTGTATCTATCACAAATGTGTTCCATAAAAAAAGGTAATAGGAAGTTTCAAGTTACCTGGTACTGAAAATCATAGTCCTTTTGTGATTAATTTATCCCATTACTGTTGCTTTGCAGATTTTGAGGCAGGATACTTTGATTGTAATAGCAGTACTGATATCAACGGGGAAGCTAATAACACAGCAGCGGCTACAGGTATGACGTGTAAAACATTTAGTCAGTACAGCCTGATAGAATGTGCACCAGCTGAATGTACAGTTGATACCTCCATAGGGATTTGAGTTCTTCTTTAAAGCATACTGTACATCTGTCTGTGAAGTGGTGCCAGTATGTCTTTCATTGACTGCCAATACCACTACAAGTCAAAAACTTAAGATTGTGCTGAAGGTATATAGAAAGTGGATCTTAGGCGAGTACAAGGAAGAGATTTTGTGGCCACTATTTTGGATATAGTGCAAGTATACAAAAAACCTAAAATCTGATTCACCAGGCTAATATAATCTGATTAGATCTGAGCCCCATTTCTCCCTGTATTAGTTAGCAACTCATATCCATATTAAGGAGACAATGCACTTATTGGACAGCTTTAGTTACATTATATTGGTCTGTAGTTTGGCTAGGTGACAAAGATGTGGAGATTAAAAACCAGATCACTGGAATGATGAGACTCCTAAATGACAAGGCAGGCAGAGTGTATCACAGGGTGGGAAAAGAGGGTGAGAACTTGAAACAGGAGCCTCAGGAAGTCGACTTGAGGTGGGACCAGCACATTGTTTTCTCTCCACCTGCCAGCCAGGAGGCGCCCCAGCACAGCTCTTGGAATGAAGAACTGGCAGCAAGACCACAGGTTTCTGGGCAATATGGCACCTGATCTAAAACCTTaaaaatgatcaacaaaatgaaaaacacagtgaaGACGAATGGtaagttcttcttcttcttcttcttcttcttcttcttcttcttcttcttcttcttcttcttcttcttcttctttgttatTGCCCCTTTAGAATAACATGTGTGTTTCTCCTGTCAAAAATTACTATAATAGAACACTGTAAAATACTCtcaatgctttgaaaaatgacaCAAGTTTTCTTGTACAGTAGTTGTACCTTGTTCTCAGAGGAGGTTTCCCAccttggaattcttctttaatcTGTTCCAAAAAGGATCCTCTGCAAATTGTGTcctacaaaataaattaaacttaaatGTGTAATTTGCAAAGGGTGGCCCAGACTGTTTTTTCAATTCAACATGCTGCTTAGGAGCAAGCATTTTATTAACTTgcaagtatgtattttatttatttttttcgagGTTGTAATAATGTTGCAGTTACCCACAAAAAAAGGACTAATGAATTGtgttctgctttatttttatatttgtatcccAGGAGAGATACCAATCATAAACAATCCTGCTGGGCCAAACTGTTGTTTGTATAACTGCAAGACCACCATGCAGGCTATCTTACAGGAGCTCAAAGCCATGAGAAAGTTAATGCAGACACAAAAAGGTCAGTTAAAACTTATCGAAAACTTTGTCTCTCTGTATTAGTTTGCCGAATAACCCAGGACTGTATGGGTGTCCAGTTGAGGATTACGGTGCTCTTGGAGAGCTCGAATTGGTAAGGTTGTGAACAGAATTTACAGTTTGTCACatgttataattttatatgtactGCATCCAGAGAGCTGGTTATCCAATTGTAATGAGATTAACTTACAACATTctttacagaaatgtattcaGATTGTCAGAATCTGGGAATATATAGACTCAAGACCTGTCcatctgtgtgtatgtatgctaCAGTTACATTGCTGCATGGTGATATCGTTATTCATGATGCTGATAGCTTTAATGTTGTATAGCCATAGCAAGGAATGTTTGTTACTAAGATGTTTGTTTTCCGCTGGGTTTGTCAGGAGCTCTTTCAAAGCAGTGTGCTCAGCATTCACCGATGCCACGCAAGAGGAACAGGAAAAGGAAACCTACCCAAAAGGTCGCTGCACCGGCCGCCCACAGCAAGAAGTTGTGTAGTCAGCCCGGCAGCACAACAGAGCAAAATGGAAAGAGAGACAGGCCGGCCAGGGAGCGACCAGGCCGTACACAGCCCATTTCAGCTTCAACCATAGACACCCATGTTCCAGAGTACTGTCTTATCCGAGAAATGCCTTCCTCAGAAGTAAGTCAGAATTACATGGCAGTTGAATTGGCTTGTACATGTATATAGAGGATGCAACATGAATGCTCATATGGCTATCCAGCGCTCTGATACCATTCATGGGGTACACGGTATGCAAAAGAAAGcgggctgtattcataaagcatgctTGTCTTTTAGGCACATTTCAGCTGTGCTTAAGAAgctattttttttagtttggtaTTCATATAGCATGTTTATCTCTGTACGTGTTTTAAGTTTGTTCTGAATTTTATAACAGtatgtgcatttttctttttaaattaacttaCTAAGAATGACTTTTTAAAGGTCCAAATTAATGACAAAAAGTGTAAAATATTCATCAGTTACAAATTTATTatgacaaacatttattttacatgcatgcCAGGGACATAAATGAAGGTTATAATTTAAACTCATTttagtaaatattaattaatgaaTATCAATCAGTTACATTCCTTTTGTTAATGAATACATGGGTCAAACAAGGGgcaacagaagtaaaaaaaaacaaacaaacaaaaaaaaaaaaaacccaccaataCATAAAACGTAAAGCTATATTGGTACCTTTTTCAAGCATTCTCTGCCTCTACcgagtttaaaaaatatatttcattatttatttttaagactgGGATTGCATTCTTTTATAGATTACATTGATacagagtttctttttttattatttgagatTGTACATATGTGGAGTTATTTGAATCTCATTAGTgggtaagaataataataataataataataataataataataataataataataataataataataatgtaattccaGTAGATGTAAATGTAATGCCTCATTAGTAATTCGGTGGTCTCTGTTTTATCCCTGTTTGCTCAGCCTGAAGTCCAGCTTGCAGAGGGTTATGAAGTGTACATACCCAGAACCCAGCTGGACTCTATCTTGGTGAATTACACATGCTCTGGGAGCTTACTGTTCAGGAAGCTGGTGTGTGCATTCTTTGATGACACAACTCTGGCCAATTCCCTTCCCAATGGAAAAAGAAAGAGGGGGTTAAATGATAACAGAAAGGGGCTCGATCAGAATATTGTGGGAGCAATAaaaggttggtgtttttttttttctttcttgggtAAGTAAAAAATCAAACCAGTATAAAATActgaatttaattaattaatgaatgaattaaccAAGTGTAGTCTCATTGTAGTTAGTTATTGCTGACAGAGTAAAGAACCACTTGTTTCTTTCTGTTAATGCTCTGCGTAGGCATAGTTACAGTATGATGTGATCTTCATACATTCTGTTGGtcatgacattattattattattattattattattattattattattattattattagtagtagtagtagtagtagtagtagtagtagtaatagtaataataataataataataataataataataataataataataataatataataatagataataataataatagtagataattaaaaaaaaatgtttctagtCTTCACAGAGAAATATTGCACTGCTAATAGAATTGACAAGCTTCCCGGTCCAAGAGATTGGGTACAGATTCTCCAGGATCAAATTAAACTGGCCAGGAGAAGATTAAAACAAGGAACTGGTGGTAAGTCTGTTCTactataaatgtaatttataaaatcaataacaatagCTATTGACTATGACAAAAATGTGGACAGAAGTTCCGTGTCTCAGACAGGTACAGTAATAAGTGtatcataaatttaaaaaagtgtttttttttttttttttttggtttgtttaaacagtttcATATCTTTAATAGTCTTAAAATTAAACTTGAATCTGTTAAACAGTACTACTTCAATAGACAAAGGCAGCTTTCTCATTTTTGTGCGAGCGGTGTAGCAATAACTCAATGGCAATGCCTCCAGCTGCCTGCAAGCACTCTGCTTTGCAGATCAGAGCTTCCTGAAAACATTCCAGCGGTTCTGAAATGTTGTGCTTTTCCAAAGGTGGCACGTCCAACTCTGCCCAGTGTCAAAGGCAAAGTTGAAAACAGAAATCCCTACTCTAATAGGGCTTGCCTATATATtgcttaaaacatgtttttcaaggCCAGCAAAATGCACCGTAGCCTTTGTGCAGTTACAGATACACTAATCAGTGTATGATTATGAATGAGGGTCCTGGGTTATGGCCTTCATGCTTTTGTTATCAACAGAGGCTATTTTTTGTAATGAAGAAAGAGGTGGATGTTCTGTAATAGATTTAGacattgtatttacatttctgGTATCATGAATACTGTTGAAAAGTTGAGGTCCTTTTTGGCTGTGCTCTCTGTATAGTACAGTCTTGCCAACAAAACGCCACAGCCTCAAATGGCTTTCTTGAAAGTGAAAATCAAAAGCCACCACATTACTTTAATAACTATagtatattttcacaaaacaacctgAAATTTTGTAGAACCAGTCCAGAACCCTGGTGGTTCACATTTTCAGTAAGAAAATCACAATAGTTACTATGTTAGTGCCAGCTAACtctagttttattttgtgtgttttcaggtaGATCTTTTGAGAAGAGCACAGACCATGTGTGGGTTGATGCTGATAAGGACTGCACAGCATAGAAAGTTTGGTTTCCAATAGATTTGTGCTTTGTGGTAAATCCAAGTTGATCTACTTATCCAGTCAGTCACGTTCAAATGAAATTGTTTAGAGAGCTCGTAGTTGTCTTCTCGTGAGACGTATTAGTTTTGTGACAGCTGtgaagtaataaaacaaactaagaCTGCAAAGTGACTAACTTGCTTTACGACTATGTACACTGCCTGTGTTAAGCAAAAAGTGAGAAAACAGCTTGAACGTTTAGTTGAATGCAGTAACCTAAGCCCTTTATTTTGTTCATGTTACTTGTCAGTCCAGTCTGAGATGCCTCTACTAAAGGAATTCTCTGCTGTAGTGTGGAGGTGACTTCAAGCGTTATGTCTTTCGTAACGAACTCATTATTTCCCTTAaaaatgtttaccatagtaaatatGTGCAGTGGTTTTGCACTTCACCTTGGTTAAACAAGAGTGTACCAAGCTTTACCATGTTTGCCTgtgctttaacatgctttttcttttttcataatgCTTTGTTTACTCATCTCTGTGCCTttactaaaatgtgttattccAC
This window encodes:
- the LOC121319923 gene encoding BEN domain-containing protein 7-like isoform X3, whose amino-acid sequence is MINKMKNTVKTNGEIPIINNPAGPNCCLYNCKTTMQAILQELKAMRKLMQTQKGALSKQCAQHSPMPRKRNRKRKPTQKVAAPAAHSKKLCSQPGSTTEQNGKRDRPARERPGRTQPISASTIDTHVPEYCLIREMPSSEPEVQLAEGYEVYIPRTQLDSILVNYTCSGSLLFRKLVCAFFDDTTLANSLPNGKRKRGLNDNRKGLDQNIVGAIKVFTEKYCTANRIDKLPGPRDWVQILQDQIKLARRRLKQGTGGRSFEKSTDHVWVDADKDCTA
- the LOC121319923 gene encoding BEN domain-containing protein 7-like isoform X1, coding for MLLRSKHFINLQVCILFIFFEVVIMLQLPTKKGLMNCVLLYFYICIPGEIPIINNPAGPNCCLYNCKTTMQAILQELKAMRKLMQTQKGALSKQCAQHSPMPRKRNRKRKPTQKVAAPAAHSKKLCSQPGSTTEQNGKRDRPARERPGRTQPISASTIDTHVPEYCLIREMPSSEPEVQLAEGYEVYIPRTQLDSILVNYTCSGSLLFRKLVCAFFDDTTLANSLPNGKRKRGLNDNRKGLDQNIVGAIKVFTEKYCTANRIDKLPGPRDWVQILQDQIKLARRRLKQGTGGRSFEKSTDHVWVDADKDCTA
- the LOC121319923 gene encoding BEN domain-containing protein 7-like isoform X2; this translates as MEFSERKRSRKSQSFKLVKEDFEAGYFDCNSSTDINGEANNTAAATGEIPIINNPAGPNCCLYNCKTTMQAILQELKAMRKLMQTQKGALSKQCAQHSPMPRKRNRKRKPTQKVAAPAAHSKKLCSQPGSTTEQNGKRDRPARERPGRTQPISASTIDTHVPEYCLIREMPSSEPEVQLAEGYEVYIPRTQLDSILVNYTCSGSLLFRKLVCAFFDDTTLANSLPNGKRKRGLNDNRKGLDQNIVGAIKVFTEKYCTANRIDKLPGPRDWVQILQDQIKLARRRLKQGTGGRSFEKSTDHVWVDADKDCTA